CGGCCCCAGGTGCGTCCTTTGGGCGGCTGTCGCGTGAAGCCTGCCTCGTCCTCGAAGCAGATGTAGCCCCCGCAGGCCGCCCGGGCTCTTTTACCTCGGCCCAGGTCGCCTCCTTCCACAGGGTCACGGCCTGCTCGTCGCGCTCGGCGACCCGCCGCGCAGGGACCTGCGGGCTGAAGCCGAGCCGGTGCATCAGCCTCGTGGCTCCCGAAATGCTGTAGGAGATGTGGAACTTCCTGCCGATCAGTGTGGCTACCCGGGCGGCGGTCCACACGTGGTCCTCCACCCATCCGTGCGCGGCGGGTCCTTCATCAAGGTATGCGGCCAGCTTCTCCAGACAGCGCGGGGACAGCCGACATCGCGATCCACTCGGGCCGCGGGAGGCCAGCGCCTGCACGCCACCGTCCTGCCACAACTGATCCACTGGTAGGCCGACTTCGGGCTCACTCGCAGGCGCCGTGCCACCTTGGGCGGCTTGATCTTCTGCTCGAACAGCTCGGCCGCCTGCATCCGCACCATCTCCCGGCGCTGACGTCCCGCAGGGGTCAGCCCGCCCTCATCCGCATACCTCACACACCACGGAATACAGCCACTGCCCCAGGCCCAGCAGGGACTTCAAGAAAGCTCACCCTGACGAGCCGAAGTCGGTAAGGACGTGTCGCGCTCGACTACCGCGTTCTTGAACCCCTCGTCGACAGCGCCTTCTCCAACCGGTCGGAGTCGGCGGCGACCTTGTCCCGCAGGTGCGATGCCCGGCGGCGTTCTCGTGCGCGGACGCCGTGAGCACCGCGACCGCGGTCACCAGCCCCCAGCACGTTCCACGCGGTGATCACCGGCTCGATCAGCGCCCGCTGTTCATCGGATGAGGCGGTCTTGTAGGGCTTGCGCTCGCTCACGGTTTCGGCCCAGCACACCCAAGCCCGCCGACCAGCCAAGACGCCCCAGCCCCACCCCTTCAGGCGACGACAAAACAGTCACCAGATCTCGTACCGCTCTCTGGCAGCGGAGTGCGATGGCCGGCCGCCCGGTGATCTGGGGACGGCGGGATGAGGGGCGTGGCGCCAACTTTCTTACAATTCCTTACAAGGTGGAGATTTTTCCTTTCCTTGCCGTTCGCCCGGATGGCGGGTGGGCTCCCATTGGGTCGACTGCCGCCTATTTGTAGTCCCCTTTGCGATGCGTCGATCTTTTGATCGGTGAACCATGCCTGTTTCTTTGCTTGTTGGTGATCACTTGTGAGGTGCTTTGGCCCAGTTGATTCTCTTGGGAATTCATTGACATTAAGGGATTCCTCAGGTTTTGATCACCCGGCTGTGAACGGCAGTGAAGGATCTGTGGTTGCGGGGGTCGGGCTATGTGGCGTGCCGGAAGACGGCTGAGATGGCTGGCGGCATCTGCGTTGTTGGTGCAACTGGTGGGCGCGGCGGGCGCCCACGCGGTCGCCGACGCCCCCGTACGGAAGGCCTCCTCGGCCACGGATGACCCGGCTGACCTGTCGCCCGAGGCGGTCGCGTCGCGCCAGGCAGCGGAGTCGGGTTCGCCCGTCGCCGTGGACGCCGAGACGACGCCCACCCAACTGGTCACCGCCCAGCCGGACGGCACGTTTACCGTTGAGTTCGACCCCGAACCGGTGCGGGTGCGGCACGCCTCGGGGTGGGTGCCCGTGGACACCGACCTCGCGACCACCGCCGGCGGCCAACTCGTCCCGAAGGCCGCCGCCGTGGACGTCGCCTTCTCCGGGGGCGGTGCGCACGACCCGCTGGCGCGGATCACGAAGGACGGCAAGACCTACAGCGTCGGCTCGCCCTGGACGCTGCCGACGCCGACGCTCGACGGCTCGACGGCGACGTACGCGGACGTCCTGACCGGCACGGACCTGGTGGTGCAGGCGACGCCGGACGGCTTCAGCGAGAACCTGGTCGTCAAGTCCCGTACGGCGGCGGACAATCCGGAGCTGGCGAGCGTGCGCTTTCCCGTCTCGGTCGTTGGTGTCTCCGCGTATGACACTCACTCCGGCGGGGCCGCGTTCGTCGACGCCCAGGGGCAGCCGGTGTTCACCACCGGCGCCGCGATGATGTACGACTCATCAGTGACGACCACGGCCACCGCGTCCAAGACGGTGTCCCGGGCCTCGTACACCGTCACAACCGCCGCCGCGCAGACGGCCGTCGCCGACGAGGACGTGCTCGACGGTCCCGTCCCCGGCGCCCGCGCGAGGGCCATGGACGTGACCGCCTCCGACAGCGCGCTGACACTGAAGCCGGACAAGGCGTTCCTCGACGACCCGGACACCACCTACCCGGTGGTGCTCGACCCGCAGACGACCAGCGCGTCGCTGTCCGGGTGGACGACGGTGTGGACGAGTTCGCCGTCGACGTCGTTCTGGAAGACCTCGCACGCGCTGGGTGTCGGCTACGACGCGTGGGTGGACAACAAGAAGGCCCGCTCGCTCTACCAGTTCGACACGCACACCCTCGGCGGCAAGAAGATCCTCTCGGCGACCTTCAGCGCGCTTGAGGTGTGGTCGGCCAACTGCACGGCGAAGAGCGTGCAGTTGTGGCGCACGGGGTCCATCGCCTCGGGCACCACGTGGAACGCCCAGCCGTCCTGGTCCTCGCAGGTCGACTCGGTCTCCACCGCCAAGGGCTACTCGTCCTCCTGCCCCGGCGGCAACGTCTCCTTCGACGCGACCGGCGCGGTCAGTTACACCGCCGGGCAGTCCGCCTCGACCACCACGCTCGGGCTGCGGGCCGCCGACGAGAGCGACGAGATCGCCTGGAAGCAGTTCGCCTCGCCGTCGGACACCAAGCCGACCCTGTCGGTGACGTTCGTGTCCAAGCCGTCCACGCCGACCGGGGTGAAGCTCTCCAGCCCGAACCTGGCCTGCGCGACCACCCGCGCCACCGCCGCTATGATCCACGACACGACCCCCATGCTCGCCGCCGCGCCCAAGTCGTCGGACGGTTCGCAGTCCACGCTGCGGCCCAACTTCCAGGTCTACAAGTACGACCCCAACGTCACCGATCCGCTGGCCGGTTCGGGCAGCCCGTCGGCGTACACGACCTCCGGGACGACCGGGACATGGACGACGCCGACGCTGACGAACGGGCAGACGTACTGGTTCCGCGCCCGCAGCGAGTACAAGTACTCCTTCAACGGCACGACCGGCTACATGTACTCGTCCTGGACCAGCGGCTGCTGGTTCCGCATCGACACCTCGGCGCCGGTGCAGCCGGACGTGGACTCGACGACGTACCAGGAGTGCGCGAGCCCGGACACCCCGGACGACTGCACGGCTTACGGCGGCGTGGGCGCGCCCGCGACCTTCACGCTCAAGGCCAACGGGGCCTCGGACGTGGTCAAGTACACCTATCAGCTCAACGACGACGCGGTGCGGACCAAGTCCTTCTCCACCGCGACCACCAGCTACGCGGTGTCGCTGGCGCCCGACGTGCGCGGCGTGAACACCCTCACCGTGCAGACCTGGGATGCGGCGGGCAACGCCTCGACCAGCTACACCTACGTCTTCAAGGTCGCGCCGGGCGCGGGCCCGGTCGCCCACTGGTCCCTGGACGAGGGCACCGGCACCACAGCCACCGACGACATCGGCGCCAGGACGGCCACCCTGGCCGGTTCGGCCGGCTGGTCCTCCCTCGCCCGGCTCGGCACATCCCTTCAGGCCAACGGCACGTCGTCGTACGCGGCGAGCAGTTCGTCCGTCCTGGACACCACCAAGAGCTTCACGATCTCGGCGTGGGCCCGGCTGACCGGCAATTCCCACAACGCGGTCGCCGTTGCCCAGGCGGGGGTCATCGGATCGACGTTCGCGATCTACTACTCGACCGCGTACAACGCGTGGGTCTTCAACCGGTACACCACGGACGTGGCCGCGCCGACGATCATTCGCTCGATCGGCACCACCACGCCCGAAGTCGGCGTGTGGACCCACCTGATGGGCGTCTACGACGCGCAGGAGCAGACCATCCAGCTGTACGTCAACGGCGTGCCGCAGGGTGACCCGGTCGCCTTCACCACGCCCTGGCAGGGCACCGGCGGCCTCCAGATCGCCCGTGGCCAGTACGGCGGCGCCTTCACCGACTACTTCCCGGGCCAGGTCGACGACGTGACGGCCTGGAACCGGATCCTGTCCGAGGAGGAGATCGCCGACCTCCAGGCGATGACCGACGCGTCCACCGGCCACGCCCAGCCGGCGCTCGCCGCCGACTGGAAGCTGGAGGAGACCTCGGGCACCGGCGCCGCCGACTCCTCCGGGTACGGCCACACCGCGACCGTTGCGAGCGGCGCCACCTGGAGCACTGACACCGACGGCGGCAAGGGCAACCTCCTGTCCCTGAACGGCACGTCGAGCGCGAACGCGACCGCGACGGGGCCGATCGTGGACTCCCAGGGCGACTTCACGGTGGCGGCCTGGGCCAAGCTCGACGCGGCCTCGCTGTCCGACACCTCTGTGGCCCACCACATGCGGATCGCCACCCAGTCCGGCGGCGTCCGCGACTCGTGGGGCCTGTGGTACGACCAGGCGGCGGGTTCGTCCCAGGGCATGTGGGTGTTCGGCCGCACCACCGCCGACTCCACCAGCGCCACGGTCGTGACCGTGCCCGCCAACATCGCCTCGGCCCAGCTCGTCGACCCGGGCGACTGGACCCTGCTGACCGGTGTCTACGACGGCGCCCATCACCAACTGTTCCTGTACGTCAACGGAGTTCGCCAGGGCGCGCAAGGCGACACGGACACGGACACCGACACCGGCGACGGCATCGTCTTCACCTCGCCGTGGCAGGCCACCGGCACCTTCAACATCGGGCGCGGCCGGATCAGCAATGGCACGTACAGCGACTTCGCCGACGGTCTCGTGGACGACGTACGGGTGTGGACGGGCGTGACGTCCGACACCGACATCAATCAGATGTACGTCAACGAGGTGCCCATTCCGCTGTAGACGACAGCGCTCACACGGCTTCAAAAAACCTTCGACACACGGTTCGACACGTGGGGAGTTCAGTCATGGGCGGGCTAGGGCACAGACGGCGGGGACAGTTGCGGCGGATGCGGCTGTGGGTCGTCGGGGCCACGGCGAGCGCTGTGGTGGCCACCAGTCTCGGCACCGCGCCCGCGGTGTGGGCGACCCAGCGCCACGGCCACCACATCGTGGCGGCACAGGCGGCCAAGAACGGTACGGCGGTCGCCTTCAAGGCGAAGACGGCCGAGAAGAAGGACCCGGCGAAGGCCGCCGCCGCCCGTACCGCCAAGGTCCTTTCCCGGCACGTGAGCTGGCCCACCGCCTCGGCCAAGACGCTCCCAGTGGTGGCGAAGTCCGCCAAGTCCACCCTGGTCGGCCGCCTCCCCGTGAAGGTGACCGCGCCCGGCAAGGGAACGGCCCCCACGAAGGTCACCGTCGAAACGGCCCCGCACAAGACGGCCACCGCCCTCGGCATCCATGGCGCCGTCCTCTCCCTCACCCGCGCCGACGGCAAGAAGACCGCCGCCAAGGCCCGCTTCACGCTGGACTATTCGGGCTTCGCGCACGCCTACGGCGGCGACTACGCCTCCCGGCTGTTCCTGGTCCGCCTGCCCGCGTGCGCGCTGACCACCCCGAAGCTCAAGAAGTGCCGTACGACGACCCCGCTGCCCACGACCAACGACACGTCGAGCCAGACCCTCACCGCCACGGCCCCGCTCGCCGCGTCCGGCATCACCGCGATGGCGGCGACCACCGGCGCAAAGTCCGGTGCCGGTTCCTACGCGGCGACCCCGCTCAACCCGTCCGCGTCCTGGAACGCGGGCGGCTCCAGCGGTGACTTCACGTGGTCGTACCCGCTGTCGGTGCCGCCGTCCAACGGCGGCCCGTCGCCCAACCTGGCCATCACCTACGACTCCCAGAGCGTCGACGGCCGTCTGCCCTCGACCAATAACCAGCCCTCCTGGGTCGGCGAGGGCTTCGACCTGACCACGGGGTACATCGAGCGGTCGTACGACTCCTGTGACGACGACGGGCAGTCCGGCAAGAACGACGAGTGCTGGGCGAACGACAACGCCACGCTCGTCCTCGGCGGCAAGTCCAGCCCTCTGATCAAGGACTCGTCGACCGGCGCGTGGCACGCGAAGACCGACGACGGCGAGCGCGTCACCCACTCCACGGGTGCCACGAACGGCGACAACGACGGCGAGTACTGGACCGTCACCACGCCGGACGGCACCCAGTACGTCTTCGGCAAGAACCACCTGCCGGGCTGGGCAACCGGCGACGCGGTCACCAACTCCACCTGGTCCGCCCCGGTGTTCGGCGACGACTCGGGCGAGCCGGGCTATGACCAGGGCACCAGTTTCTCCGGCCGTTCGCTCACCCAGGCCTGGCGCTGGAACCTCGACTACGTCGTCGACCCGCACGGCAACGCCATGTCGTACTGGTACACCAAGGAGACCAACTACTACGCCAAGAACGGCACCACGGCCGACAACGGCACGGTGTACGACCGCGGCGGCTATCTCAGCCGGATCGACTACGGCATGACCTCCTCCACCGTCTTCGGCACCGCCCCGGAGAAGGTCTCCTTCACCACCGCCGAGCGCTGCCTGGTCACCAGTACCGAGGACTGCTCGTCGCTGACCTCGTCCACCTCCTCCGACTGGCCGGACGTGCCGTACGACCAGATCTGCGCCTCGGGCAAGGTGTGCAGCGCCACCGGGCCGACCTTCTTCTCCCGCAAGCGACTCACGGGCATCACCACGAGCGTGTGGGACGCGAGCCTGGCCACCCCCGCCTACCGGGCCGTCGACTCCTGGGCGCTGGCCCACTCCTTCCCCGACCCAGGTGACGGCACCTCGGCCGGGCTGTGGCTGAAGTCCATCACCCGTACCGGCAAGGACGGTTCGACCACCGCCATGCCGCCGGTCACCTTCGCCGGCATCCAGCTCTACAACCGGGTGGACACCACCCACGACGATATCGCCGCGCTGGTCAAGTGGCGGGTACGGACGATCACTTCGGAGACGGGCTCGGTCCTCACCGTCAACTACTCCGACCCGCAGTGCGTCGCCGGTACGACCATGCCGAGCGCGCCCGACTCCGACACCCTGCGCTGTTTCCCGACGTATTGGCAGCCGCCGTACACGGCGGATCCCCAACTGGACTGGTTCCACAAGTACGTGGTCACCCAGGTCACCGAGTCGGACCCGACGGGCGGCGCCCCGCTGAAGGAGACCGACTACACCTACGACGGCTCCCCGGCCTGGCACTACGACAGCGACAACGTCACCGCCCCCGCGAAGCGCAAGACCTGGTCGCAGTGGCGCGGCTACGGCAGCGTCACCACCACCACGGGCGACGCGCAGTCGACGCGGACGAAGACCGTCGCCACGTACTTCCGCGGCATGGACGGCGACAAGCAGTCCGACGGCACCACGCGCAGCGTCAAGGTCACCGATTCCACGGGGACTTCGGTCACCGACTCCGACCCGCTGGCCGGCAACGTCCGGGAGTCGGTCACCTACAACGGCTCCACCGAGGTCTCCGGCACGATTACCGACCAGTGGATCCACCAGACGGCCACGGACGGCAACCGCAGCGCGTACTTCACCCGGCCGGCGGCCGTGCACTCCCGTACCGACCTGTCCTCCGGCGGCACTCGCGACACGCTGGTCTCGACGACGTACGACCCGACGACCGGGGCGGCGCTGACCGTCGACGACTCCGGCGACACGGCCGTCACGGGCGACGAGCAGTGCACGCGCACCACGCTCGTGAACAACACCACCGACTGGCTGATGGCGTTCCCGGTGCGGGTCGAGACCGTCGACGTGGCCTGCGATGCCACCACGACCCGCCCCGACGACGTGGTCTCCGACGTCCGCACGCTCTACGACAGCCAGTCCTACGGCACCGCCCCGACCCTTGGCGACGAGACGTCGACGCAGCGCCTGTCGTCGTACAACAGCGGCAGCCCGGTCTACCAGACGGTCACCACGACCCACTACGACACCCAGGGCCGCGTCGACTCGGTCTCGGACGCCGACCAGACCGTGGTGAGCAAGACCACCTACACCCCGACCACGGGGGGCCCGCTGACCAGTGCGGTGACCACCGACGCCAAGGGCTACGCGACGACCACGAACTTCGACCCCGCACGGGGCCTCGCCACCTCGGTCATCGACCCCAACAGCAAGCGCACGGACTACGCCTACGACGGCCTCGGCCGCCTGACGTCC
This genomic window from Streptomyces sp. DG2A-72 contains:
- a CDS encoding winged helix-turn-helix domain-containing protein; this encodes MEDHVWTAARVATLIGRKFHISYSISGATRLMHRLGFSPQVPARRVAERDEQAVTLWKEATWAEVKEPGRPAGATSASRTRQASRDSRPKDAPGADAATPRR
- a CDS encoding helix-turn-helix domain-containing protein; amino-acid sequence: MVRMQAAELFEQKIKPPKVARRLRVSPKSAYQWISCGRTVACRRWPPAARVDRDVGCPRAVWRSWPHTLMKDPPRTDGWRTTCGPPPG
- a CDS encoding LamG-like jellyroll fold domain-containing protein; amino-acid sequence: MQLVGAAGAHAVADAPVRKASSATDDPADLSPEAVASRQAAESGSPVAVDAETTPTQLVTAQPDGTFTVEFDPEPVRVRHASGWVPVDTDLATTAGGQLVPKAAAVDVAFSGGGAHDPLARITKDGKTYSVGSPWTLPTPTLDGSTATYADVLTGTDLVVQATPDGFSENLVVKSRTAADNPELASVRFPVSVVGVSAYDTHSGGAAFVDAQGQPVFTTGAAMMYDSSVTTTATASKTVSRASYTVTTAAAQTAVADEDVLDGPVPGARARAMDVTASDSALTLKPDKAFLDDPDTTYPVVLDPQTTSASLSGWTTVWTSSPSTSFWKTSHALGVGYDAWVDNKKARSLYQFDTHTLGGKKILSATFSALEVWSANCTAKSVQLWRTGSIASGTTWNAQPSWSSQVDSVSTAKGYSSSCPGGNVSFDATGAVSYTAGQSASTTTLGLRAADESDEIAWKQFASPSDTKPTLSVTFVSKPSTPTGVKLSSPNLACATTRATAAMIHDTTPMLAAAPKSSDGSQSTLRPNFQVYKYDPNVTDPLAGSGSPSAYTTSGTTGTWTTPTLTNGQTYWFRARSEYKYSFNGTTGYMYSSWTSGCWFRIDTSAPVQPDVDSTTYQECASPDTPDDCTAYGGVGAPATFTLKANGASDVVKYTYQLNDDAVRTKSFSTATTSYAVSLAPDVRGVNTLTVQTWDAAGNASTSYTYVFKVAPGAGPVAHWSLDEGTGTTATDDIGARTATLAGSAGWSSLARLGTSLQANGTSSYAASSSSVLDTTKSFTISAWARLTGNSHNAVAVAQAGVIGSTFAIYYSTAYNAWVFNRYTTDVAAPTIIRSIGTTTPEVGVWTHLMGVYDAQEQTIQLYVNGVPQGDPVAFTTPWQGTGGLQIARGQYGGAFTDYFPGQVDDVTAWNRILSEEEIADLQAMTDASTGHAQPALAADWKLEETSGTGAADSSGYGHTATVASGATWSTDTDGGKGNLLSLNGTSSANATATGPIVDSQGDFTVAAWAKLDAASLSDTSVAHHMRIATQSGGVRDSWGLWYDQAAGSSQGMWVFGRTTADSTSATVVTVPANIASAQLVDPGDWTLLTGVYDGAHHQLFLYVNGVRQGAQGDTDTDTDTGDGIVFTSPWQATGTFNIGRGRISNGTYSDFADGLVDDVRVWTGVTSDTDINQMYVNEVPIPL